A part of Daphnia pulex isolate KAP4 chromosome 6, ASM2113471v1 genomic DNA contains:
- the LOC124195362 gene encoding alkaline phosphatase-like, translating into MLESTQRSQTIKSNMVCSHKIIFLVVTLVLSSTAGVHGDEHHHSRPLRDSVTDVNNKAEQSATEDAAYWTQLGQQLLFDELAKQRINSQAKNIIVFLGDGMSISTVTAARIYKGQKAGKTGEEEQLHFDRFPYAALSKTYCTDIQVADSACTATAYLCGIKTDVDTLGLDVNVIKKNCSTQIDPANQVDSVMTWAQAANKATGIVTTTRVTHATPAGAYAHSANRDWEDDYAQSFDGVDSNTCDDIAEQLVLNSPGKNLKVILGGGRTYLTPTTTTDPETQEAGRRRDGKNLIDQWVTDHPTGKYVTTRDELVNVDVAGTDFLLGLFSPSHMEYFLESSAANNPTLEQMTRAAIQMLQKDANGYVLLVEGGRIDQAHHDGRAKLALEEAFQFDLAVAAALNLTNSDDTLIIVTADHSHTLSINGYPKRGNDILGLVGYAASDLKPYTTLSYANGPGYANSFSGGERLDLTDVDTISDSFLQPAMVPLATESHGGDDVAIFALGPQAHLFQGVYEQHYIAHVMSYAACIGPGFTFCNNPANPPSTTAIPPSTPSSSSRIGVNRSLGSISAFMSCVWIQRLLVSVFTQ; encoded by the exons ATGCTGGAGTCTACACAAAGATCTCAAACGATCAAGTCCAATATGGTGTGCtcacacaaaataatttttttggtggTGACGCTGGTATTGTCTTCGACAGCCGGTGTTCACGGGGACGAACATCATCACAGCAGACCCCTTCGCGATTCCGTCACAGACGTTAACAACAAAGCGGAACAGTCCGCAACGGAAG ACGCTGCATATTGGACTCAACTCGGTCAGCAGTTGTTGTTTGACGAACTGGCCAAACAAAGGATCAATAGCCAAGCAAAAAATATCATAGTATTTCTCGGAGATG GTATGTCAATTTCAACTGTAACAGCTGCACGAATCTATAAAGGACAAAAGGCTGGCAAAACGGGCGAAGAGGAACAACTTCACTTTGATCGATTTCCTTACGCTGCATTGTCAAAg ACGTACTGCACGGACATTCAAGTGGCTGATTCCGCTTGCACTGCTACCGCCTACTTGTGTGGCATTAAAACTGATGTAGACACCTTGGGACTAGACGTCAacgtcataaaaaaaaattgctcgACACAAATCGATCCGGCTAATCAAGTTGATTCCGTCATGACTTGGGCCCAA GCAGCCAACAAAGCGACGGGTATCGTGACTACAACACGAGTAACTCACGCCACTCCGGCTGGAGCATACGCCCATTCAGCCAATCGTGATTGGGAGGATGACTATGCCCAGTCTTTTGATGGAGTAGATTCCAACACTTGTGACGATATCGCCGAACAACTTGTCCTCAACAGCCCAGGCAAAAATCTTAAA GTGATTTTGGGAGGTGGTCGTACTTATCTTACTCCAACCACAACGACAGATCCTGAGACACAAGAAGCTGGTCGCCGCAGAGATGGGAAAAATCTGATCGATCAGTGGGTGACCGATCACCCAACGGGGAAATATGTAACTACCCGAGATGAATTGGTCAATGTGGATGTAGCCGGAACCGATTTTCTCTTGG GTTTATTCAGCCCATCTCATATGGAATACTTTTTGGAATCGAGTGCGGCCAATAACCCTACACTGGAACAAATGACCCGAGCAGCCATTCAAATGTTACAAAAAGATGCCAACGGTTATGTCCTTCTCGTGGAAG GCGGGAGAATTGACCAGGCTCATCACGACGGACGAGCAAAATTGGCCCTCGAGGAAGCTTTCCAGTTTGATCTTGCTGTGGCTGCTGCACTCAATCTGACGAATTCGGACGATACTCTAATTATCGTCACGGCAGATCATTCGCATACCTTGAGTATTAACGGCTATCCCAAACGCGGCAATGATATTTTAG GCTTAGTTGGTTATGCGGCCTCCGATCTCAAACCATACACAACCCTAAGTTACGCCAATGGACCCGGTTATGCTAACAGTTTCTCTGGTGGAGAGCGCCTGGATTTGACCGATGTTGATACGA TATCCGATTCATTTTTACAACCTGCCATGGTTCCTCTGGCCACCGAGTCTCACGGTGGCGATGACGTAGCTATTTTCGCTCTCGGTCCGCAAGCACATCTATTCCAGGGCGTCTATGAGCAGCACTATATCGCTCATGTAATGAGCTATGCCGCTTGCATCGGCCCCGGGTTCACTTTCTGTAACAACCCAGCGAATCCACCTTCAACGACTGCAATTCCTCCGTCGACTCCATCGTCTTCTAGTCGCATAGGTGTAAATCGTTCTTTAGGGAGCATAAGCGCATTCATGTCCTGTGTTTGGATCCAGCGACTCCTCGTTTCTGTATTTACTCAGTAA